One genomic window of Medicago truncatula cultivar Jemalong A17 chromosome 1, MtrunA17r5.0-ANR, whole genome shotgun sequence includes the following:
- the LOC112419477 gene encoding MATH domain and coiled-coil domain-containing protein At3g58210 isoform X2 yields the protein MSTSSEYFEKFTWRIEDFSKKNCMKLKSKDFKIRGYTWKILVHPLRRDVDHFTLYLMVADSLPPYGWDRNTFFKLVLVNQLDRNKNIVKETQQKFNGGYRSWGAFFLNFNKFIDHKQGYLVRDTCIIEAHICVSNFAPKIYDVNSFNQNSTPTDQSSDERETISPRTSGSTSSPDEGEIQEEVCTWRPSLIQSQMKKSRLFRQWAFISLGKVLYFLKTKKVKDMSEDDIKNLKSLWEELAKSSEFDLSWLEPYVKSALGVKPYLERANKLKKLQDKVVSLDIKMKMLRDELAASQAEFEVARKGLSEIRNGFQEMNVNATIGYAMF from the exons ATGAGCACTAGTTCTGAATATTTTGAGAAATTTACATGGAGAATTGAAGATTTCTCAAAAAAGAATTGCATGAAATTAAAGTCCAAAGATTTCAAAATCCGTGGTTATACATG GAAGATCCTTGTGCATCCACTAAGGAGGGATGTTGACCATTTTACATTGTATTTAATGGTTGCTGATTCTTTACCACCATATGGATGGGATAGAAACACCTTTTTCAAGTTAGTTCTAGTTAACCAGCTGGATAGGAACAAGAACATTGTAAAAG agaCTCAGCAAAAGTTCAATGGAGGATATAGAAGCTGGGGTGCATTTTTcctaaatttcaataaattcaTTGACCATAAACAAGGGTATCTTGTGAGAGACACATGCATAATTGAAGCTCATATTTGTGTGTCTAACTTTGCACCAAAAATTTATGACGTCAAttccttcaaccaaaattcaACTCCAACAGATCAATCTTCAGACGAAAGGGAAACAATTAGTCCAAGAACATCAGGTTCAACATCTAGTCCAGATGAAGGAGAGATTCAAG AGGAAGTTTGCACGTGGCGTCCGTCTTTGATACAAAGTCAAATGAAAAAATCTCGTTTGTTTCGACAATGGGCGTTTATTTCATTAGGAAAAGTTCTGTATTTTCTTAAGACGAAGAAAGTGAAAGATATGAGTGAAGATGACATAAAGAATCTTAAGAGTTTGTGGGAGGAACTAGCAAAATCTTCGGAATTCGACTTGAGTTGGTTAGAGCCTTATGTTAAATCTGCTTTAGGTGTGAAACCTTATTTGGAAAGAGCaaacaaattgaagaaattacaAGATAAAGTTGTTTCTTTGGATATTAAAATGAAGATGCTTAGGGATGAATTGGCTGCTTCACAAGCAGAGTTTGAGGTTGCAAGGAAAGGGTTATCAGAAATCAGAAATGGTTTCCAAGAAATGAATGTTAATGCTACAATAGGTTATGCTATGTTTTAA
- the LOC112419477 gene encoding MATH domain and coiled-coil domain-containing protein At3g58210 isoform X1 produces MSTSSEYFEKFTWRIEDFSKKNCMKLKSKDFKIRGYTWKILVHPLRRDVDHFTLYLMVADSLPPYGWDRNTFFKLVLVNQLDRNKNIVKETQQKFNGGYRSWGAFFLNFNKFIDHKQGYLVRDTCIIEAHICVSNFAPKIYDVNSFNQNSTPTDQSSDERETISPRTSGSTSSPDEGEIQGTDLTLRQFIDLDGLKPEEKHFVPFLEEVCTWRPSLIQSQMKKSRLFRQWAFISLGKVLYFLKTKKVKDMSEDDIKNLKSLWEELAKSSEFDLSWLEPYVKSALGVKPYLERANKLKKLQDKVVSLDIKMKMLRDELAASQAEFEVARKGLSEIRNGFQEMNVNATIGYAMF; encoded by the exons ATGAGCACTAGTTCTGAATATTTTGAGAAATTTACATGGAGAATTGAAGATTTCTCAAAAAAGAATTGCATGAAATTAAAGTCCAAAGATTTCAAAATCCGTGGTTATACATG GAAGATCCTTGTGCATCCACTAAGGAGGGATGTTGACCATTTTACATTGTATTTAATGGTTGCTGATTCTTTACCACCATATGGATGGGATAGAAACACCTTTTTCAAGTTAGTTCTAGTTAACCAGCTGGATAGGAACAAGAACATTGTAAAAG agaCTCAGCAAAAGTTCAATGGAGGATATAGAAGCTGGGGTGCATTTTTcctaaatttcaataaattcaTTGACCATAAACAAGGGTATCTTGTGAGAGACACATGCATAATTGAAGCTCATATTTGTGTGTCTAACTTTGCACCAAAAATTTATGACGTCAAttccttcaaccaaaattcaACTCCAACAGATCAATCTTCAGACGAAAGGGAAACAATTAGTCCAAGAACATCAGGTTCAACATCTAGTCCAGATGAAGGAGAGATTCAAGGTACGGATTTAACATTAAGACAATTTATAGATTTGGATGGTTTAAAACCCGAAGAAAAACATTTTGTTCCATTTTTAGAGGAAGTTTGCACGTGGCGTCCGTCTTTGATACAAAGTCAAATGAAAAAATCTCGTTTGTTTCGACAATGGGCGTTTATTTCATTAGGAAAAGTTCTGTATTTTCTTAAGACGAAGAAAGTGAAAGATATGAGTGAAGATGACATAAAGAATCTTAAGAGTTTGTGGGAGGAACTAGCAAAATCTTCGGAATTCGACTTGAGTTGGTTAGAGCCTTATGTTAAATCTGCTTTAGGTGTGAAACCTTATTTGGAAAGAGCaaacaaattgaagaaattacaAGATAAAGTTGTTTCTTTGGATATTAAAATGAAGATGCTTAGGGATGAATTGGCTGCTTCACAAGCAGAGTTTGAGGTTGCAAGGAAAGGGTTATCAGAAATCAGAAATGGTTTCCAAGAAATGAATGTTAATGCTACAATAGGTTATGCTATGTTTTAA
- the LOC112419477 gene encoding uncharacterized protein isoform X3 has protein sequence MILVHPLRRDVDHFTLYLMVADSLPPYGWDRNTFFKLVLVNQLDRNKNIVKETQQKFNGGYRSWGAFFLNFNKFIDHKQGYLVRDTCIIEAHICVSNFAPKIYDVNSFNQNSTPTDQSSDERETISPRTSGSTSSPDEGEIQGTDLTLRQFIDLDGLKPEEKHFVPFLEEVCTWRPSLIQSQMKKSRLFRQWAFISLGKVLYFLKTKKVKDMSEDDIKNLKSLWEELAKSSEFDLSWLEPYVKSALGVKPYLERANKLKKLQDKVVSLDIKMKMLRDELAASQAEFEVARKGLSEIRNGFQEMNVNATIGYAMF, from the exons ATG ATCCTTGTGCATCCACTAAGGAGGGATGTTGACCATTTTACATTGTATTTAATGGTTGCTGATTCTTTACCACCATATGGATGGGATAGAAACACCTTTTTCAAGTTAGTTCTAGTTAACCAGCTGGATAGGAACAAGAACATTGTAAAAG agaCTCAGCAAAAGTTCAATGGAGGATATAGAAGCTGGGGTGCATTTTTcctaaatttcaataaattcaTTGACCATAAACAAGGGTATCTTGTGAGAGACACATGCATAATTGAAGCTCATATTTGTGTGTCTAACTTTGCACCAAAAATTTATGACGTCAAttccttcaaccaaaattcaACTCCAACAGATCAATCTTCAGACGAAAGGGAAACAATTAGTCCAAGAACATCAGGTTCAACATCTAGTCCAGATGAAGGAGAGATTCAAGGTACGGATTTAACATTAAGACAATTTATAGATTTGGATGGTTTAAAACCCGAAGAAAAACATTTTGTTCCATTTTTAGAGGAAGTTTGCACGTGGCGTCCGTCTTTGATACAAAGTCAAATGAAAAAATCTCGTTTGTTTCGACAATGGGCGTTTATTTCATTAGGAAAAGTTCTGTATTTTCTTAAGACGAAGAAAGTGAAAGATATGAGTGAAGATGACATAAAGAATCTTAAGAGTTTGTGGGAGGAACTAGCAAAATCTTCGGAATTCGACTTGAGTTGGTTAGAGCCTTATGTTAAATCTGCTTTAGGTGTGAAACCTTATTTGGAAAGAGCaaacaaattgaagaaattacaAGATAAAGTTGTTTCTTTGGATATTAAAATGAAGATGCTTAGGGATGAATTGGCTGCTTCACAAGCAGAGTTTGAGGTTGCAAGGAAAGGGTTATCAGAAATCAGAAATGGTTTCCAAGAAATGAATGTTAATGCTACAATAGGTTATGCTATGTTTTAA